A stretch of Arachis hypogaea cultivar Tifrunner chromosome 15, arahy.Tifrunner.gnm2.J5K5, whole genome shotgun sequence DNA encodes these proteins:
- the LOC140179157 gene encoding uncharacterized protein: MTSGGFAGGGLNKSSRKRHLKEVYQVGNEGPEFPTISFIKEDGQGIIPGHDDPVVITMILANAHLHRTLVDQGSSTDILFKPAFDKLGLDEKELKAYLDTLFGLGDTPIKPLGFISLHTTFGKGVKSKTLSIDFIIVDVASAYNALIGRTTLNRIGVVVSTPHLCMKFLTLEGIATIRGDQKLARKCYNESLNLRGKGKEVNTIELGGV, encoded by the coding sequence ATGACATCGGGAGGGTTTGCTGGAGGGGGGCTGAACAAATCATCTCGAAAAAGGCATTTGAAAGAAGTCTACCAAGTTGGGAATGAAGGACCCGAATTCCCAACCATTTCCTTCATCAAAGAGGACGGACAAGGTATCATCCCCGGGCATGACGACCCAGTAGTAATCACCATGATTCTCGCCAACGCTCATCTACATAGAACTTTGGTGGACCAAGGGAGCTCGACGGACATCCTGTTCAAACCAGCATTTGATAAGTTGGGATTGGATGAGAAAGAGTTAAAGGCCTACCTTGACACTCTCTTCGGGTTAGGGGACACTCCCATTAAACCACTGGGCTTCATTTCCctacacactacttttggaaaGGGGGTGAAATCCAAAACCTTAAGCATCGACTTCATTATCGTCGATGTAGCTTCTGCCTACAACGCCCTAATAGGAAGAACAACCCTAAATAGGATTGGAGTAGTGGTTTCTACCCCCCATCTTTGCATGAAGTTCCTAACACTAGAAGGGATCGCCACCATCAGAGGAGATCAGAAGTTGGCGAGAAAATGTTACAATGAAAGCCTTAACCTAAGAGGTAAAGGCAAAGAAGTCAATACCATCGAGCTTGGAGGAGTCTGA